A section of the Trachemys scripta elegans isolate TJP31775 chromosome 10, CAS_Tse_1.0, whole genome shotgun sequence genome encodes:
- the LOC117884201 gene encoding cytochrome P450 1A5-like has product MKAAMSLVGSQGIISVTEIFIALAVFCLTFMVIRSFRQQIPKGLKRLSGPRGYPLIGNVLELGSNPHLTLTQMSQKYGDVMQIQIGARPVLVLSGLDTIKQALVKQGEVFMGRPDLYSFRNIGDGQSLTFSTDSGEVWRARRKLAQNALKTFSVSPSPNSSSTCLLEEHVSKEVDYLIRKFLQLMEEKKRFDPYRYVVVSVANVICAMCFGKRYDHDDQELLSIVNVTDQFGDVAASGNIADFIPVLQYFPNSTMKKFIEFNKRFLKLLQDIVKEHYESFEKDNIRDITDSLIEQSQENKVEANANIQLPKEKIVNLVNDLFGAGFDTVTTALSWSLMYLVTYPDIQKKIQEELDQTIGRERRPRLSDRPMLPYTEAFILEMFRHSSFMPFTIPHCTTKDTVLNGYYIPKDLCVFVNQWQVNHDEKLWKEPSKFDPERFLHAGGTEVNKVDGEKVLVFGLGKRKCIGETIARWEVFLFLTTLLQQLEFSVSDGEKADITPVYGLTMKHKRCEHFQIKQRFPIQSSE; this is encoded by the exons ATGAAGGCTGCAATGTCACTGGTGGGAAGCCAGGGCATTATCTCAGTCACCGAGATCTTTATTGCCTTGGCTGTCTTCTGTCTGACGTTCATGGTCATCAGATCCTTCCGGCAGCAGATCCCCAAGGGGCTGAAGAGGCTCTCAGGACCAAGGGGTTACCCCCTGATAGGCAAtgtgctggagctggggagcaATCCACACCTGACCTTGACTCAGATGAGCCAGAAGTATGGAGATGTGATGCAGATACAGATCGGCGCCAGACCTGTGCTGGTGCTGAGTGGGTTGGACACCATCAAACAAGCCCTGGTGAAGCAAGGGGAGGTCTTCATGGGGCGCCCTGATCTCTACAGCTTTCGCAATATTGGAGATGGCCAGAGCTTGACCTTCAGCACTGATTCAGGGGAGGTGTGGAGAGCTCGCAGGAAGTTGGCCCAGAATGCCCTGAAGACCTTTTCTGTCTCACCCAGCCCCAACTCTTCGTCCACCTGCCTCCTCGAGGAGCATGTCTCCAAAGAAGTTGATTACCTAATAAGAAAGTTCCTGCAACTgatggaggagaagaagaggTTTGACCCCTATCGGTACGTGGTGGTCTCTGTGGCCAATGTCATCTGTGCCATGTGCTTTGGCAAGCGTTACGACCATGATGACCAAGAGCTGCTCAGCATAGTGAATGTGACAGATCAATTTGGGGATGTGGCTGCCTCTGGCAATATAGCGGATTTCATCCCAGTGCTCCAGTATTTCCCCAACAGCACCATGAAGAAATTTATAGAATTCAACAAGAGGTTCCTCAAGCTCCTGCAGGACATTGTCAAAGAGCACTATGAAAGCTTTGAGAAG GACAACATTCGAGACATCACTGACTCCTTGATTGAGCAAAGTCAGGAGAATAAAGTGGAAGCCAATGCCAACATTCAGCTTCCGAAGGAAAAAATTGTCAACCTGGTCAATGACCTCTTTGGAGCCG GTTTTGACACTGTGACAACAGCTTTGTCCTGGAGCCTCATGTATCTTGTGACTTATCCAGACATTCAGAAAAAGATTCAGGAAGAATTAG ATCAGACCATTGGCAGAGAGAGGAGACCCAGACTCTCAGACCGGCCCATGCTGCCTTACACAGAAGCCTTTATCTTAGAGATGTTCAGACATTCCTCCTTCATGCCCTTCACCATTCCTCACTG CACAACGAAAGACACAGTACTGAATGGCTACTACATCCCGAAGGACCTCTGTGTGTTTGTCAACCAATGGCAAGTCAATCACGATGA GAAGCTTTGGAAAGAACCATCTAAGTTCGACCCAGAGCGTTTCCTCCATGCTGGAGGGACTGAAGTAAACAAGGTGGATGGTGAGAAGGTGCTGGTCTTTGGCCTGGGGAAGAGGAAGTGCATTGGCGAGACCATTGCCAGATGGGAGGTCTTCCTCTTCCTGACcaccctgctgcagcagctggagttCAGCGTCTCTGATGGAGAAAAGGCGGACATCACGCCTGTGTACGGCCTGACAATGAAGCACAAGAGGTGTGAGCACTTCCAGATTAAGCAGCGCTTCCCAATCCAGAGTTCAGAGTGA